In Holophagales bacterium, one DNA window encodes the following:
- a CDS encoding ATP-binding cassette domain-containing protein, which produces MERDLPAAAGDRLEFEGIRRAFGRLRVLGGVGGRVANGEVLAVTGHNGSGKSTLLKCLAGLLAPDAGSIRLVEDGRELSARERRERIGFLSPDLAFYEELTVAENLEFFCRLRGLPRERGEALRERVALPADRRSGALSSGMRQRLRWAFALLHHPRLLLLDEPLEHFDAGGAALAGTLLAEHLAGGGLAIVANPSRLELPGVASRIDLGH; this is translated from the coding sequence ATGGAACGCGACCTGCCAGCAGCCGCCGGAGACCGTCTGGAGTTCGAGGGGATTCGCCGCGCCTTCGGCCGCCTGCGCGTGCTCGGCGGCGTCGGCGGTCGCGTCGCCAACGGCGAAGTGCTCGCGGTCACCGGTCACAACGGTTCGGGCAAATCGACGCTTCTCAAGTGCCTCGCCGGGCTGCTCGCCCCGGACGCCGGGTCGATCCGCCTGGTCGAAGACGGACGCGAGCTCTCGGCGCGCGAGCGGCGCGAACGGATCGGCTTCCTCTCCCCCGACCTCGCCTTCTACGAGGAACTGACCGTCGCCGAGAACCTCGAGTTCTTCTGCCGCCTGCGCGGCCTGCCGCGCGAGCGCGGCGAGGCGCTGCGCGAACGCGTCGCGTTGCCCGCCGACCGGCGCAGCGGGGCGCTCTCCTCCGGCATGCGCCAGCGTCTGCGCTGGGCCTTCGCACTGCTGCACCATCCGCGCCTGCTGCTGCTCGACGAGCCGCTCGAGCACTTCGACGCGGGCGGCGCGGCGCTCGCCGGCACGCTGCTCGCCGAGCATCTCGCCGGCGGCGGACTCGCCATCGTCGCCAACCCCTCTCGACTGGAGCTGCCGGGTGTCGCCAGCCGCATCGACCTGGGCCACTGA
- a CDS encoding heme exporter protein CcmB: MSPAASTWATEAAAVFVKDWRCELRTRYAFNTVLLFAVTTLVVVSVALGPLGTNAPARATVLPMLLWLILLFAAAAGLPRVFGAEEEKHTATALRLAATPSALFAGKLAYSLTLFLVIEAVTAPLFVAMMQMPVARPLLFVAALAGGGYGLAAGSTLVASIVGQARGQGTLFAVLSFPILLPLMLLAIEVTRVAVTGVANESFLLQLLLYDASVTIAGLMLFPAIWNP; this comes from the coding sequence GTGTCGCCAGCCGCATCGACCTGGGCCACTGAAGCGGCCGCCGTTTTCGTGAAGGACTGGCGCTGCGAGCTGCGCACGCGCTACGCCTTCAACACGGTGCTGCTCTTCGCGGTGACCACGCTCGTCGTGGTGAGCGTCGCGCTCGGCCCGCTCGGCACGAACGCTCCGGCGCGCGCCACGGTGCTGCCGATGCTGCTCTGGCTGATCCTGCTCTTCGCCGCTGCCGCCGGACTGCCGCGCGTCTTCGGCGCCGAAGAGGAGAAGCACACCGCCACCGCGCTCCGTCTGGCGGCGACGCCGTCGGCACTCTTCGCCGGCAAGCTCGCCTATTCGCTCACCCTCTTTCTCGTCATCGAGGCAGTGACCGCGCCGCTCTTCGTCGCGATGATGCAGATGCCGGTGGCGCGGCCGCTGTTGTTCGTCGCCGCGCTCGCCGGCGGCGGCTACGGGCTCGCCGCCGGCAGCACGCTCGTGGCGTCGATCGTCGGCCAGGCGCGAGGTCAGGGAACGCTCTTCGCGGTGCTCTCTTTCCCGATCCTCCTGCCCTTGATGCTGCTCGCCATCGAGGTCACGCGCGTCGCCGTAACCGGAGTCGCCAACGAGAGTTTTCTCCTGCAATTGCTGCTATATGATGCCTCGGTGACGATCGCCGGCCTCATGCTCTTCCCGGCAATCTGGAACCCATGA
- the ccsA gene encoding cytochrome c biogenesis protein CcsA, producing the protein MNKILPWFLWLWIAVVIWAAFFYAPLAEGFVGQSSRILFFHVPMAWVSFVAFAVAGVWSIRFLAGARSLAHDRAAHVAVQLGLLFCVLATVTGALWARVMWGAYWNWDPRQTSIVLAMLFYAAYLALRAAVEEPETRRRLAAAYAVLGLVVAPFLYFILPRLTFSLHPDTVVNVRGKIEMDSKMLQVLIASSLAFTVLFFWMHRLQTRVQARADALPDGGASA; encoded by the coding sequence ATGAACAAGATCCTCCCCTGGTTCCTCTGGCTGTGGATCGCGGTCGTCATCTGGGCCGCGTTCTTCTACGCGCCGCTCGCCGAAGGATTCGTCGGGCAGTCGTCGCGCATCCTCTTCTTCCACGTACCGATGGCCTGGGTTTCGTTCGTCGCCTTCGCCGTCGCCGGCGTGTGGAGCATCCGCTTCCTCGCCGGTGCGCGCAGCCTGGCGCACGATCGCGCGGCGCACGTCGCCGTGCAGCTCGGCCTGCTCTTCTGCGTGCTCGCCACGGTCACCGGCGCGCTGTGGGCGCGGGTGATGTGGGGCGCCTACTGGAACTGGGACCCGCGGCAGACGTCGATCGTCCTCGCCATGCTCTTCTACGCCGCTTATCTCGCGCTGCGCGCCGCGGTCGAAGAGCCGGAGACGCGGCGGCGACTCGCCGCGGCCTACGCCGTTCTCGGCCTGGTGGTGGCGCCGTTCCTCTACTTCATCCTGCCGCGCCTGACCTTCTCGCTCCATCCCGACACCGTGGTCAACGTCCGCGGGAAGATCGAGATGGACTCGAAGATGTTGCAGGTGCTCATCGCGAGCTCGCTCGCGTTCACCGTTCTCTTCTTCTGGATGCACCGCCTGCAGACCCGCGTCCAGGCTCGGGCCGACGCGTTGCCGGACGGAGGGGCCAGCGCATGA
- a CDS encoding CcmD family protein: protein MNDSSNWALVAVNLIIWSGIFLYLLRLQRRLDETEKER from the coding sequence ATGAACGACAGCAGCAACTGGGCCCTGGTGGCCGTCAACCTGATCATCTGGAGCGGCATCTTCCTCTACCTGCTGCGACTGCAGCGCCGACTCGACGAGACGGAGAAAGAACGATGA
- a CDS encoding peptidylprolyl isomerase: MNTLRRRRLPWLLLLPLLLAPACAERSRPSGDAGLPSSAALELDNRATLLLLADRRELVRMPLDRALLGGPQLREDLAVALGRIGDPQGRAMLEGLAVDEAVAVRRAAVFGLGELGVREAEARLLVAATDADREVGALAVEALGKIGASLAEIRPRLAALGEVESEARLLPFLFRFHEPAALEVGRVTLFEKASPWRGAAAYGIARYPRPEAAPILRELLADADPAIQAIAARGLGEVGDPGDLAPLRRTLDAAIAEGADSPAIQAMRAGAKLRGRSHAAAPADEWAWPETLGGLFAHPSAGVRITALEAAASFAAGAPAESALVAALAERWEHAETTRERELALLALAVSAAPVARTAVRQAATNESAVLRAAAAAGAGRVGDLELLTQLASDPSPRVRLAVLEARLVAPPAEAAAWARQALTDADPPIRSTALDWWAEHPGLPVEALVAAAAAGRPATELEDDRLAAVRALAGLAKARVEERGACLLALDALTRDGSYLVRREAIQALRGLGETPAPLAPLETRRQLSAYRDILQQTARPRFVAMETARGRLLLELACREAPMTCLSFLHLAEGGYFDGQVFHRVVPDFVIQAGDPRGDGWGGPGYTLRDEINRLRYQPGALGMALSGPDTGGSQFFLTLTAQPHLDGGYTVFGHLVEGAEVAARIVQGDTIVRVREVAGRASAAKR; this comes from the coding sequence ATGAACACGCTCCGCCGACGTCGCCTCCCCTGGCTCCTGCTGCTTCCGCTGCTGCTGGCCCCGGCCTGTGCCGAGCGATCCCGTCCGTCGGGGGACGCCGGTCTGCCGTCGTCGGCCGCCCTCGAGCTCGACAACCGAGCGACCCTGCTCTTGCTCGCCGACCGGCGCGAGCTGGTGCGCATGCCGCTCGACCGGGCGCTGCTCGGCGGTCCGCAGCTGCGCGAGGACCTCGCCGTCGCGCTCGGCCGGATCGGCGACCCGCAGGGCCGGGCGATGCTCGAGGGGCTCGCTGTCGACGAGGCGGTCGCGGTGCGCCGGGCGGCGGTCTTCGGTCTCGGCGAGCTCGGGGTGCGGGAGGCCGAGGCTCGGCTGCTGGTCGCAGCCACCGACGCCGATCGCGAAGTGGGGGCGCTCGCCGTCGAAGCGCTCGGCAAGATCGGGGCCTCGCTCGCCGAGATCCGTCCGCGCCTGGCGGCGCTCGGTGAGGTCGAGTCCGAGGCCCGCCTCCTCCCCTTCCTCTTCCGCTTCCACGAACCGGCCGCACTCGAGGTGGGCCGGGTGACGCTCTTCGAGAAGGCCTCGCCCTGGCGCGGCGCGGCGGCATACGGAATCGCGCGCTATCCGCGTCCGGAGGCGGCGCCGATCCTGCGAGAGCTGTTGGCGGACGCCGATCCGGCGATCCAGGCGATCGCCGCCCGAGGGCTCGGGGAGGTGGGGGATCCGGGAGATCTCGCGCCGCTCCGCCGCACGCTCGATGCCGCGATCGCCGAGGGGGCGGACAGCCCGGCGATCCAGGCGATGCGGGCCGGGGCGAAGCTTCGTGGGCGCAGCCACGCTGCGGCGCCGGCTGACGAGTGGGCTTGGCCGGAGACGCTCGGCGGGCTCTTCGCCCACCCCTCGGCCGGAGTGCGAATCACCGCGCTCGAGGCGGCGGCGAGCTTCGCCGCCGGAGCGCCAGCCGAAAGCGCTCTGGTCGCCGCCTTGGCCGAGCGATGGGAGCACGCCGAGACGACCCGCGAACGCGAGCTCGCCCTCCTGGCGCTCGCGGTGAGCGCGGCCCCGGTCGCGCGAACCGCCGTGCGTCAGGCGGCGACGAACGAATCGGCGGTCCTGCGCGCCGCGGCGGCCGCTGGCGCCGGTCGGGTGGGGGATCTCGAACTGCTGACCCAGCTCGCGTCCGATCCCTCGCCACGGGTTCGACTCGCGGTGCTCGAAGCGCGACTGGTGGCCCCTCCGGCCGAGGCGGCGGCGTGGGCGCGGCAGGCGCTCACCGATGCCGATCCGCCGATCCGGTCGACGGCGCTCGACTGGTGGGCGGAGCACCCGGGACTGCCGGTCGAGGCGCTCGTCGCCGCGGCGGCGGCGGGCCGGCCCGCCACCGAGCTCGAGGACGACCGACTCGCCGCGGTGCGTGCGCTGGCCGGGCTCGCCAAGGCCCGAGTCGAGGAGCGGGGTGCCTGCCTCCTGGCGCTCGATGCCCTGACCCGGGACGGGAGCTATCTGGTGCGGCGCGAGGCGATCCAGGCCTTGCGCGGCCTCGGCGAGACGCCGGCGCCGCTCGCCCCGTTGGAGACGCGACGTCAGCTCTCGGCCTACCGCGACATCCTCCAGCAGACCGCTCGCCCGCGGTTCGTGGCGATGGAGACCGCCCGCGGTCGGTTGCTGCTCGAGCTCGCCTGCCGTGAGGCCCCGATGACCTGTCTCTCCTTCCTGCACCTGGCCGAAGGCGGCTACTTCGACGGTCAGGTCTTCCACCGCGTGGTCCCCGACTTCGTGATCCAGGCGGGCGATCCGCGCGGCGACGGCTGGGGTGGACCCGGCTACACCCTGCGCGACGAGATCAACCGCCTGCGCTACCAACCGGGGGCCCTCGGCATGGCGCTCTCGGGTCCGGACACCGGGGGCAGCCAGTTTTTCCTCACCCTCACGGCGCAGCCGCACCTCGACGGCGGCTACACGGTCTTCGGACACCTCGTCGAGGGGGCCGAGGTGGCGGCGCGGATCGTCCAGGGAGACACGATCGTCCGGGTTCGTGAGGTCGCAGGCAGAGCTTCGGCGGCGAAGCGTTGA